Below is a window of Bacteroidales bacterium DNA.
CCTTAAACGTTGTAACCTGAGGGTAAATTTTCATATTCCAAAAGGCAGCAGCAGAGAGCTGTCCCCGTAACTTAAGAAACGGAATCCATTCTCAAGGGCATATTCATATATTTTTTTCCAGTCGTTACCGACGAATGCGGCAATCAGCATTAGCAATGAGCTTTTCGGAAGGTGGAAATTGGTAATCAGCCCCCGTATAAGCCGAAAATGGTATCCGGGGGTAATCATGATTTGTGTGCTTGCATTCAGATGCTCTTGTCCGGTATCATCCAGGTACTTTTTTATGATATTCAGAGCATCAGGAACATCCATTTTGCCGGGTAAATCAAGATGCTCCCACTGGTTTAAGCCGATGGTGTCATCATTCATGAGATGTTCATGCATTTTAATACCTATCCAATACAGACTTTCCAGTGTCCTTACCGAAGTGGTTCCCACGGCAATGATTTTGCCGTAATGTTTTATCAGTTGATCCAGGGTTTCTCTGGATATAGAAAAGTGTTCAAAATGCATGGTATGCTGATCGGCAGTTTCTGCTTTCACCGGCCGGAAAGTTCCCGCCCCTACATGAAGGGTGAGCTCAGTTCGCTGTATTCCTTTTTTGTCCATTTCTGCCATCACCCGGTCGCTAAAATGCAAGCCCGCGGTAGGAGCAGCAACTGAACCTTTTATTTTGGAATATACCGTTTGATACCTGTTTTTATCTATTTCTTCGCTTTCTCTTTTTAAATAAGGCGGTATAGGGACTTTTCCGGCATGATCAAGGATCTCACCAAAATTAACCGACCGGTCCTCCCAGGAAAATTGGACAATCACCTCATTTCCCTCTTGTCCAATCTTATTGGCTTTCAATGTAATATGCTTGTTGTTGACTTCAATCATTTGACTAAGTTCCCCTGATTTCCATTTTTTCAGGTTGCCAACCATGCATTTCCAGCGTACGGTAAGGTTTTTCGTAAAAGCCGAGGGATAATCCGGGGGGTCCGCGGGTTCAAGGCAGAAAATCTCAATATGAGCACCGGTGGCTTTCTTAAAGAACAGGCGTGCATGTACCACTCTGGCGTTATTGAAAACAAGAAGATAACCGGGTGAAAGATAATGAGAGATATTGAGGAATCGGTCACTGGTGATTCTACCTGAGTTGTATACCAGCAATTTGGATTCATCCCGATTGGGTAAAGGATATTTGGCAATGTATTCCTCAGGCAAATTATAATCAAATGCTTTTACCGATACATGTTTTGGATTCACCATATTTTTATCGTTGGGTTTGCAAAATTAGTTAATTTTGTGTTTTGCTGTTACATTCTATGGAGGTCCATAACGATTTGTAATTGTTTCATTATAAAATAAAGGGAGATGAAATTAAAAGTTGGCGACCAGGTGAAATTTTTAAACGACACAGGTGGGGGAAAGGTCACAGGCATAATTAACAAGGAGATGGTTAACGTATTAAATGAAGATGGTTTTGAAGTACCCGTATTGAAAGAAGAGCTGCTCGTAGTTGACAACGAGGAAAATAAATCGGAAGATCAATATACCCGGGAAGAATATCAGGAAGAGGAAGAAGAACCGGATTATGATGCTTTCGGAGAAGAGGTTCCCGAGTCCGACATGCTGGATACTTCGGAAGACCCGGGCAATCAAATTTATTTTTCCTTTCTCCCGCTGGATCAGCAAAATCCGGTTAATGATGATTTAGAAACCTACCTGATTAACGACAGCAATTATTATCTGCATTATCTGATTTTACTCAAAAGGGCAAACACCTATGTCTACTTTGCTTCAGGTGAACTGGAGAACAATACGAAAATTTTTATTAAAACCATTGAAAAAGAACGGTTGAATGAAATTAAACATTTCCGGTTCCAGTTTCTTTTTTATAAAAAGGGATTCTTCCCTCCCGTAGCTCCGCTGGATTTGACCATTAATCTGCAACCTCAGAAATTTTTCAAGGCAAACACCTTTCAAGAGAATGAATTTTTCGATGAAAATGCGTTACTTCTTCAGCTCAAGAAAGAAGAAGAGTTCACTAAAAAAATCTCGGAACTTACAGAAGATCAGATCAATGAAGTAATTCGGGAAAAGGAAAAAGAAGGCCGGGAAAATGTAAGTCAAAGAAAAAGAGAAAAGAAAACCGACACGGACGAAGTGGATCTTCATATTGAAGAATTGGTGGATAAGCCCAACGAATTATCCAATAAAGAAATGTTGGAGATACAAATGGGTAAATTTCAGAACGCCCTCGAGGGTGCGCTCAAAACCCCCAAAACCAAAAAGATTGTTTTCATTCACGGAGTGGGAAACGGAAGGCTGCGGTATGAGTTAAGAAAATACCTGGATCGCCACTATCTCAATCTCGATTACCAGGATGCTTCCTTCAAAGAATATGGTTATGGGGCGACACTGGTTTTTCTGCAAAAATAATAACCCCTTCATCTCGTTATATCTTATAAAGTTATAGGATGTAGCAGGTTGTTCCATCGTCCCGCCGTAGGCGGGAAGGAAAGTCCGGGCAACACAGAGCACCATGCTTCCGAAAAGGAAGATACCCGTGAGGGTATAGTACCGGAGCAGAAAACAACTACCCCGCTCATTGAATTGACGGGGCAAAGGTGAAAAGGTGAGGTAAGAGCTCACCAGTATTTCGGGTGACCGGAATAGCTGTGCGGACTCATGGGTTGCAAGACCATGTATACCGGCGTTTAAGGGTTGCTCGCCCGAAGCCGGGGGGTAGGTCGCTCAGATAAATGATGGAAATCCGGCACAGCCGGAGAACAGAACCTGGCTTACAAACCTGCTGCATCTTTTTTTTAATTTATTTAGAAGAATCTTTGAAATTGTGTAAATATTCCATTTCCTTTGCAAATAAATTTTTAAACCAATACTTTAATAAAAAGCTGATTTTATGGCAATTGATAATCAAAAAGTAGTTTCTGTAACTTACCAGTTAAGTGTCAATGATTTTGAAGGAGAAGTTGTAGAAACTGTAGACAAAGAAAAGCCCCTTACATTCCTTTACGGGGTTGGTAACATGCTGGAAAAATTTGAGGAAAACATCAAAGGACTGCAGGAAGGCGATAGCTTTAATTTCAAGATTCCTTCAGAAGAAGCCTATGGTCAAGCTTCTGAGGATGCTATTGTTGAGCTTCCCATAGATACCTTTAAAATTGAAGGCGAAATAGACTATGATCTCCTGAAAGAAGGAAATTATATTCCCATGCAGGACCAGGAAGGCAACAGACTTGACGGTATTGTGCTGGAAGTTGGCGAAGAAAAGGTAAAAATGGATTTTAACCATCCTCTGGCAGGTGACGATCTGTTTTTTAAGGGAGAAGTCCTGTCCGTGAGAGAGGCCAGTGAGGATGAAATCAATCAGGGTTACGTAAGCGAAGCGGAAGGGATATAAAACATTTTTGGAATAATTCTTGTTACAAGAATAGCACATAAATCCAAAAACTTAAGTTATGAAAAGATTTTATCTCGTTCTATTGGTAATACTCTTTACCTTACCTTCTGCATTCGGACAATTGCAGTTTGGAGTTAAAGGTGGTATTGTCTCGACCTCCAGCAATCTGAATACACAGTTAACCAATCTGCCTGCAGGTGAGGTTGACTACGACCAGCTTAAGGTTGAGGCCGAAGATTCTAAAGTCGGCTTTCAAGCCGGATTTTTTGGAAGGTTATCCCTTGCTGCTCTTTATGTTCAACCTGAATTGATGTTTACCTCAACCAGCTCCAGGGTTAAAGTGACTGAAATTTATGAATCCGAGACGGAGGATAATGTTGAGTTGATTAAAAACCAGGAGTTTAAAAAGGTTGATATTCCCATTATGGTGGGCTGGAAATTCGGACCGGCACGGCTGCAGGCGGGACCGGTAGGGAGCATCATGCTTGATCAGAAGTCCGCTATTGAAGCAGCCGCAGATGCAGAAGAGGAATTTAACGGAGCAACCTGGGGTTACCAGGTAGGAGTCGGTCTTGATCTGCTCAATACCCTGACCCTGGATGCAAAATATGAAGGCAGTCTGAGCAAACTGGGCGAAAGTGTTAGAATAGGAGATAATTCTTATTCGATTGACAACCGGCCCAATCAGTTTGTGATTACCGCAGGTATATTTTTCTAATAATTATTGTAGTTACAAAAAAAATTGTCAATGGCTACTGCTTTTATACAGCAGCGGTTGTTGACAATTTTTTTGTTAAAAAAATTAAAGAAACTCACCCGAAATAATAACGCTTTCATCAAACCCGTTGGCGTTTTCGTAAACTTTTTACCGCTATATATTTCTGCAATAATTAAAACTTTACATTTGCAGCTTTACCTTGGATTATTCATAAACAAACAGCCTGTTCCGCTGATGAAGCGGGAAAGTGAAGTTTATGAATGCGGGAAGGATTGTGGGAAGGATCCAGGTAACCCCGCATTAGAAAAACCGGCTTTTTGCGAAAAAAAATTGAAGCAAAAAGCTAGGTTTTTCAATAGCGACAGAATTATTTGAGAATAATTCGGGTTACATTTCATAAAACATTTTGTTTACTCTTTTGTTTGTACCCAATTAAGTATTATGGGTATAATGTTAAATTAGTACTATGGTATCAGGGATTATGAACAAAAAGCTGATTGGTTTAATTCTGGTTTTTTTTGGTGGGATATTCATATCTCAGTCAGAGCGAAACACATCTTTTGATACAGGTTTGTCTGGAAGCGAAAATGCCATCTCTCATCAATTAAATAATGAGGTCTCTTCACATACTTATATTTCTGAAAATGAAGAAATAATCAGAGAATTTCTCGAAAAATGGAATATTGTGGGGGCCTCTGTGGCTATCACAAAAAATGAACGGTTGATTTATTCCAAGGGGTTCGGTTATGCCGACAGAGAAGATAAAGAACCGGTTCAGCCCAAACATTTATTCCGGGTGGCCAGTGTGTCCAAACTGATTACTGCTACTGCAATCATGAAATTAAAAGAGGAAGGCAAATTGTCCCTCAATGACTCTGTGTTTGGGCAGGAAGGTATCTTCAATGAATCCAGATTTCAAAATATCCGGGATTCCAGGGTTAAGAATATAACCATATACCACTTGCTCACCCATTCAGCCGGTTGGGCCAGATATGCCGGTGACCCTGTGTTTATGCCTTATACCATAAGAAGGGAAATGAATGTGGGGCTCCCTATTGATCTGGAATCTACCATTAAATATACGTTGAGTAAACGGCAACTTGATTTCTCCCCGGGAACCAGAAGCTCTTATTCCAATTTTGGATATGCTGTTCTGGGCAAAGTGATTGAGAAAATTACCGGTAAGAACTATGAATTTTATGTGAGGTCTGAAATTTTAAACCCGCTGGGTATTCATGATATACACCTGGGTCACGCCAGGCTTTCCAAACGTTTTTCCAATGAAGTGAGGTATTATTTAAATTCAAATTATAAATCCGCTCTCTCTTCTTTTAACTACAGAAAACGGGTGCCCAGGTATTATGGAGGCATCAATCTTCAGGTTTTGGGAGCAGCGGGAGCATGGGTAGCCTCTCCAACCGAATTGCTGAAGTTTTTGGCCCATATAGATGGCAAACCAAACAAAAAAGACATTCTTTCCAAAACATCCCTAAAACAGATGACAAGCACCAGACCTGGTTACAAACCAATAGGTTGGCTCACTACAACCTATAATGGCGTCTGGAAAAGATCCGGAACACTGGCCGGAACATCTGCCCTGGTGAAACGTTGCAATAATGGATTTTCCTGGGTTATGCTTATTAATACAAGCAACAATCTGGGGCACGATTTTACGTATCAAATTGAGGAGGTAATGTCTGAATTTATAGGCGATGTAGATAACTGGCCCGAACACGATCTCTTTGAATATAACAGACCCAGACCTTTATATACTTACATGAGCAATCCAGGATAAGTGTACTCCGTTTAATAACCACAGCTTTGAATTCAGGCACTGTAATATAATAAGCCTCTTGCGTAGTATAGTTCTGGTGATTATTTATATATTTGTCATTAAAAGTGTAATTGAAGGGTAATTTAGTGGCCCCTAATTTGGAAAAGCCAAAACCAAACAGGATGCTTTCAAGGGATTTAATGTGTTTCCGTTTTGGCTTGTCCAAATTAACAATGCTTGAACTATATAGAATGCATGGCAGAGGATTTAAAAAATAGCAGCGAATTGGAGGACAGGATAGCCCTGCTGCAATCTATAGATTTATTCAAGGATATCGATCCCGGCCTACTTGAATATGTTGCAAAATCGCTGGAAGAGGTTAAGTTTGAGAAAGACCGGGTAATATTCAATAAGGGTGACCGTCTGCCGGCACTTTATATCATTAAAAAAGGAAGCGTTAAGGTACACGATGGTGATTATAAGTTTGCTACCTTTAACCAATATGATTTTTTCGGAGAATACTCCTTGATTAATACCCCGGTTCGGTCTGCTTCCGTTACTGCCCTTGAAGAAACAACCCTTTTTCGGATCAATGAGAAACTATTTGAAGAACTGCTTGATAAAGATCTGCATTTTGCCAGAGCCATCTTAAAGCGATTGATCAGCCGGTTGAGGA
It encodes the following:
- a CDS encoding beta-lactamase family protein — encoded protein: MNKKLIGLILVFFGGIFISQSERNTSFDTGLSGSENAISHQLNNEVSSHTYISENEEIIREFLEKWNIVGASVAITKNERLIYSKGFGYADREDKEPVQPKHLFRVASVSKLITATAIMKLKEEGKLSLNDSVFGQEGIFNESRFQNIRDSRVKNITIYHLLTHSAGWARYAGDPVFMPYTIRREMNVGLPIDLESTIKYTLSKRQLDFSPGTRSSYSNFGYAVLGKVIEKITGKNYEFYVRSEILNPLGIHDIHLGHARLSKRFSNEVRYYLNSNYKSALSSFNYRKRVPRYYGGINLQVLGAAGAWVASPTELLKFLAHIDGKPNKKDILSKTSLKQMTSTRPGYKPIGWLTTTYNGVWKRSGTLAGTSALVKRCNNGFSWVMLINTSNNLGHDFTYQIEEVMSEFIGDVDNWPEHDLFEYNRPRPLYTYMSNPG
- a CDS encoding DUF2027 domain-containing protein; its protein translation is MKLKVGDQVKFLNDTGGGKVTGIINKEMVNVLNEDGFEVPVLKEELLVVDNEENKSEDQYTREEYQEEEEEPDYDAFGEEVPESDMLDTSEDPGNQIYFSFLPLDQQNPVNDDLETYLINDSNYYLHYLILLKRANTYVYFASGELENNTKIFIKTIEKERLNEIKHFRFQFLFYKKGFFPPVAPLDLTINLQPQKFFKANTFQENEFFDENALLLQLKKEEEFTKKISELTEDQINEVIREKEKEGRENVSQRKREKKTDTDEVDLHIEELVDKPNELSNKEMLEIQMGKFQNALEGALKTPKTKKIVFIHGVGNGRLRYELRKYLDRHYLNLDYQDASFKEYGYGATLVFLQK
- a CDS encoding PorT family protein → MKRFYLVLLVILFTLPSAFGQLQFGVKGGIVSTSSNLNTQLTNLPAGEVDYDQLKVEAEDSKVGFQAGFFGRLSLAALYVQPELMFTSTSSRVKVTEIYESETEDNVELIKNQEFKKVDIPIMVGWKFGPARLQAGPVGSIMLDQKSAIEAAADAEEEFNGATWGYQVGVGLDLLNTLTLDAKYEGSLSKLGESVRIGDNSYSIDNRPNQFVITAGIFF
- a CDS encoding S-adenosylmethionine:tRNA ribosyltransferase-isomerase, which produces MVNPKHVSVKAFDYNLPEEYIAKYPLPNRDESKLLVYNSGRITSDRFLNISHYLSPGYLLVFNNARVVHARLFFKKATGAHIEIFCLEPADPPDYPSAFTKNLTVRWKCMVGNLKKWKSGELSQMIEVNNKHITLKANKIGQEGNEVIVQFSWEDRSVNFGEILDHAGKVPIPPYLKRESEEIDKNRYQTVYSKIKGSVAAPTAGLHFSDRVMAEMDKKGIQRTELTLHVGAGTFRPVKAETADQHTMHFEHFSISRETLDQLIKHYGKIIAVGTTSVRTLESLYWIGIKMHEHLMNDDTIGLNQWEHLDLPGKMDVPDALNIIKKYLDDTGQEHLNASTQIMITPGYHFRLIRGLITNFHLPKSSLLMLIAAFVGNDWKKIYEYALENGFRFLSYGDSSLLLPFGI
- a CDS encoding FKBP-type peptidyl-prolyl cis-trans isomerase; this translates as MAIDNQKVVSVTYQLSVNDFEGEVVETVDKEKPLTFLYGVGNMLEKFEENIKGLQEGDSFNFKIPSEEAYGQASEDAIVELPIDTFKIEGEIDYDLLKEGNYIPMQDQEGNRLDGIVLEVGEEKVKMDFNHPLAGDDLFFKGEVLSVREASEDEINQGYVSEAEGI